In one Moritella sp. 5 genomic region, the following are encoded:
- a CDS encoding ABC transporter permease yields the protein MLDLQGYGPGIFNGAILTVKLAIFSLIIAVLLGLITAVARYSGGKVASVLAVSYTSLVRGVPDLVLMMLIYFGLQVGLNNFSEWLYELHETYAINEFYIEQGWLTLSAFYEDGMYFNIDEFSAGVVTIGFIFGAYMGETFRGALLSVDKGQLEAATAYGMSDWQVFRRVMFPQMMRFALPGIGNNWLVLVKTTALVSIIGLSDMVKLAKEAAMTTYEPFLFFIPVAFVYLAITTVSEIVLKYLERHFSKGVEGH from the coding sequence ATGTTAGATCTCCAAGGTTATGGGCCAGGTATATTTAATGGCGCTATATTGACCGTTAAACTCGCCATTTTTTCATTAATCATCGCAGTGCTACTCGGTCTGATTACCGCGGTTGCACGTTATTCCGGTGGTAAAGTTGCTTCTGTATTAGCTGTGTCGTATACCAGCTTAGTCCGTGGCGTGCCGGATTTGGTCTTAATGATGCTGATTTATTTTGGCTTACAAGTCGGACTCAATAATTTTTCGGAATGGTTGTACGAATTACATGAAACCTATGCCATCAATGAATTTTATATCGAACAAGGATGGTTAACATTATCTGCGTTTTATGAAGATGGTATGTATTTCAATATCGATGAATTCAGTGCTGGTGTGGTGACGATTGGTTTCATTTTTGGCGCTTATATGGGCGAGACGTTCCGTGGTGCGTTATTGTCTGTGGATAAAGGCCAATTGGAAGCTGCAACCGCTTATGGCATGTCAGATTGGCAAGTGTTCCGCCGTGTAATGTTTCCACAGATGATGCGTTTTGCACTACCGGGTATTGGTAACAACTGGTTAGTGCTGGTGAAAACAACCGCGCTCGTGTCGATTATCGGTTTATCAGATATGGTTAAATTAGCGAAAGAAGCGGCAATGACAACATATGAACCGTTTCTGTTTTTCATTCCTGTTGCGTTTGTGTATTTAGCGATTACAACCGTGAGTGAAATTGTACTGAAATATTTAGAACGTCATTTTAGCAAAGGTGTAGAAGGTCATTAA
- a CDS encoding sugar isomerase domain-containing protein has translation MFEYFNHLQPRLTSLVEANKDTLSKATELFTKAIVDDKMVQVLGTGHSHMIGLEGFIRAGGLGNINAILDSVLLTNDGALRGSAMEKLSGLAEVVWNNQNISSGDVIMIISNSGRNALPIEFAKIAKSKGHSVIAITSVEQSSKYESRHSSGLKLMDIADIVIDNCVPTGDGLCNINGNITGAFSSIAGMLIMNILTVEAQKEAIKQGVTPLVFSSQNVDGFNNDHVYKHFGSRLKSM, from the coding sequence ATGTTTGAATATTTTAACCACTTACAGCCAAGGCTTACTTCACTCGTTGAAGCGAATAAAGATACTTTATCTAAAGCGACCGAGCTTTTCACTAAAGCTATTGTTGATGACAAAATGGTGCAAGTTCTTGGAACTGGGCACTCTCATATGATTGGGCTAGAGGGATTTATTCGAGCCGGGGGGCTTGGTAATATAAATGCTATTTTGGATTCAGTATTACTGACCAATGATGGTGCCTTAAGAGGCTCTGCAATGGAAAAGCTATCAGGGTTGGCAGAAGTAGTGTGGAATAACCAAAATATATCGTCGGGGGACGTTATTATGATTATTTCAAATTCAGGTCGAAATGCACTTCCTATTGAATTTGCTAAAATAGCTAAAAGCAAAGGCCATTCTGTAATAGCAATAACATCTGTAGAGCAGTCGTCAAAATACGAGAGTCGTCATAGTTCTGGTTTAAAGCTAATGGATATTGCTGATATTGTTATTGATAATTGTGTACCTACAGGAGATGGTCTGTGTAATATCAACGGGAATATTACTGGCGCATTTTCTAGCATTGCAGGTATGTTAATTATGAATATTCTTACCGTCGAGGCTCAAAAAGAAGCTATAAAGCAAGGTGTAACACCCTTGGTCTTCTCTAGTCAAAATGTTGACGGTTTCAACAATGATCATGTCTACAAACATTTTGGCTCAAGATTAAAATCAATGTAG
- a CDS encoding ABC transporter ATP-binding protein produces the protein MEKSIFQFIWKYSKRNQLALTATTLLTFPILYASLELPKRIINDAIGGTGEDVLLLGMNLSQTQFLMLLCVGFLLSVLANGLLKMHLNTMKGVLSERLLRRFRFKLLTRMLKFPRSYFRTTSQGELVSMVTSEAEPMGSFMGNMLSQPVFQAGQMLTILVFLFAQSFWFGVASIALIPLQAWIIPKLQRQINVLNKERIKEVRKFAADIGETAAGVSDIRMNGRARHRLSLFSNRLGNLFSLRFKIYQKKFFMKFLNNFINQLTPFFFYSVGGYLAIKGDVTVGALIAALAAYKDLSSPWKELLAYYNQTQDMALRWELVIERFAPKNLVKETLFDGESAMLTSLSRDIDLVPDKDRHSILEDISLTMPKGAFADVLTREVTPQKGTVKVAGHEINDLHQTVVSNRIGDASYKPYAVGENRFMPFNYEPAFGEDISVDVADWVTPQMAWAQSCDESQDWWFLLDKATGTDNMMVRRGRRTRLDPDTQKVNNFVQMLQGEALYHRLRVIAPLLYNVVTTQGGEHLFAVFRER, from the coding sequence ATGGAAAAGAGCATTTTTCAATTTATCTGGAAGTATTCAAAAAGAAATCAGCTGGCTCTAACAGCGACCACGCTCCTGACTTTTCCTATTTTGTACGCTTCACTGGAGTTACCTAAGCGCATTATTAACGATGCCATTGGTGGAACAGGGGAAGACGTTTTATTGCTGGGCATGAACCTAAGTCAGACCCAGTTTTTGATGCTTCTTTGTGTCGGTTTTCTATTATCTGTATTAGCCAACGGGTTATTGAAAATGCACTTAAACACCATGAAAGGTGTGTTGTCGGAACGTTTATTACGACGATTTCGCTTTAAACTTCTCACCCGGATGTTGAAGTTTCCTCGCTCATATTTTCGCACCACAAGTCAAGGTGAGTTGGTCTCTATGGTGACATCTGAAGCGGAACCCATGGGGTCATTTATGGGGAATATGCTATCGCAACCTGTCTTTCAGGCAGGGCAGATGCTGACCATTCTTGTGTTTCTATTTGCCCAGAGTTTCTGGTTTGGGGTCGCGTCCATAGCGCTTATTCCATTGCAAGCATGGATTATTCCTAAATTACAGCGCCAGATTAATGTGTTGAATAAAGAGAGGATAAAAGAGGTTAGAAAATTTGCTGCTGATATTGGTGAAACTGCTGCAGGTGTCAGTGATATTCGTATGAACGGCAGGGCACGTCATAGATTGTCATTGTTTTCTAATCGTTTGGGGAACTTGTTCAGTCTTCGTTTTAAGATTTATCAAAAGAAGTTCTTTATGAAGTTTTTGAATAACTTTATTAATCAATTGACCCCCTTCTTTTTCTATTCTGTTGGTGGTTATTTAGCGATTAAAGGCGACGTAACAGTCGGTGCCTTGATTGCTGCGCTCGCAGCTTACAAAGATCTGTCGTCGCCTTGGAAAGAGCTGCTAGCTTATTACAACCAGACCCAAGATATGGCACTGCGTTGGGAGCTCGTAATCGAACGTTTCGCCCCAAAAAACTTGGTGAAAGAGACTTTGTTTGATGGCGAATCTGCTATGTTGACTAGCCTTAGTAGAGACATCGATCTTGTGCCTGATAAAGATAGGCATTCGATACTGGAAGATATTAGCTTGACCATGCCAAAAGGTGCGTTTGCTGATGTATTAACGCGTGAGGTTACTCCACAGAAGGGAACCGTGAAGGTTGCTGGGCATGAGATTAATGATTTACATCAAACAGTTGTTTCTAATCGCATCGGCGATGCCAGTTACAAGCCTTATGCAGTCGGTGAAAACCGATTCATGCCATTTAATTATGAGCCAGCCTTTGGTGAGGATATATCGGTTGATGTGGCTGACTGGGTTACTCCCCAAATGGCGTGGGCTCAATCATGTGATGAGAGCCAAGACTGGTGGTTCTTGTTGGATAAAGCAACGGGTACCGACAATATGATGGTGCGTAGAGGACGACGAACACGTCTTGATCCTGATACTCAGAAAGTGAATAACTTCGTTCAGATGTTGCAGGGTGAAGCACTTTATCATCGGCTTAGAGTAATCGCGCCACTTCTGTATAATGTAGTGACGACTCAGGGGGGAGAACATCTTTTCGCTGTTTTCAGGGAACGCTGA
- a CDS encoding ABC transporter permease — protein sequence MLDQLIALLEQNEMFTPSTLNEYWDGAVLTVQLTFLSVVIGFFLAVPLAIMRTSQYVWLSRGIWVFTYVFRGTPLLIQLYLIYYGVTMVDGIQDSSIWFLLEDAFYPCLLAFVLNTAAYSTEIIRGSLVTTDKGEIEAAQAYGMSYWQVLRRIILPSAFRRALPAYSNEVIFMLHATSIASVVTLVDITGAGYNVYSRFYAPFEAFIFAGAIYLCLCFTIFAVFKRLEKRAFRHLA from the coding sequence ATGTTAGATCAACTGATTGCTTTGCTTGAGCAAAATGAAATGTTTACTCCGAGTACCTTAAATGAGTATTGGGATGGTGCGGTATTGACTGTACAGCTGACGTTCTTGTCTGTTGTCATCGGTTTCTTTTTGGCCGTGCCGTTGGCGATCATGCGTACGAGTCAGTATGTGTGGTTATCACGTGGTATTTGGGTATTTACTTATGTGTTTCGTGGTACACCGTTATTGATCCAGTTGTATCTGATTTATTATGGTGTGACCATGGTTGATGGTATTCAAGACAGTTCAATATGGTTTTTACTCGAAGATGCATTTTACCCTTGCTTGTTAGCGTTTGTATTAAATACGGCAGCATACAGCACCGAGATTATTCGTGGTTCATTGGTGACAACCGATAAAGGTGAAATTGAAGCGGCACAAGCATATGGCATGAGTTATTGGCAGGTTCTGCGTCGTATCATTTTACCGTCGGCGTTCCGTCGTGCGTTGCCAGCTTACAGTAATGAAGTTATTTTTATGCTGCATGCAACGTCAATCGCCAGTGTCGTGACCTTGGTTGATATCACGGGGGCTGGCTACAATGTGTATTCACGTTTCTATGCTCCCTTTGAAGCATTTATTTTTGCGGGTGCTATCTATCTGTGTTTATGCTTTACTATTTTCGCCGTATTCAAAAGGTTAGAAAAACGCGCGTTTAGGCATCTTGCTTAA
- a CDS encoding NAD(P)-dependent oxidoreductase produces the protein MASLFDVARRVITRLEIVSQTLSLRKVHGEEASYSPSPLPLSDVDTLVGKTVLISGGSRGIGLAIATACAKAGANVVIAAKTTIPHPKLPGTIYTAAEAINQSCAGRAMAIQLDVRDEIAVQRAVDEAVAEFGSIDILINNASAIHLDQIEHTPVKKFDLMFCINVRGTFLLTQACLPHLRRSQHSHVVTLSPPINLDPKWFKQYGAYTTSKYAMSLLSQSFSEEFAADDIAVSSLWPKTAIATSAVANMMAGKLIEGGCRKPSIMADACLALISQLPSDHKNGFYLDEDVLRAQGVKDFDAYSCHPGKPLQRDLFLDDDIHGKPNESTFSVMKSD, from the coding sequence ATGGCCTCTTTATTTGATGTTGCTCGCCGAGTGATCACTCGACTTGAAATTGTGAGTCAAACCCTCAGTCTACGTAAAGTACACGGAGAGGAAGCGAGTTATTCGCCCTCGCCGTTACCTTTGTCGGATGTAGATACGCTTGTTGGAAAAACTGTGTTGATCAGCGGCGGGTCGCGAGGAATTGGTTTAGCCATTGCGACCGCGTGTGCTAAGGCTGGCGCGAATGTCGTGATAGCTGCAAAAACCACGATCCCACACCCTAAATTACCGGGCACCATTTATACCGCAGCGGAGGCGATTAATCAGTCTTGTGCTGGGCGAGCCATGGCTATTCAGCTTGATGTACGTGATGAAATAGCGGTGCAACGCGCGGTGGATGAAGCTGTTGCTGAGTTCGGTAGTATCGATATTTTAATCAACAATGCCAGTGCGATCCATCTGGATCAGATTGAACATACGCCCGTGAAAAAGTTTGATTTGATGTTTTGTATTAATGTCAGAGGGACATTTTTACTGACACAGGCCTGTTTACCGCACTTGCGCCGTAGCCAACATTCCCACGTAGTGACTTTGTCTCCACCGATCAATCTCGACCCGAAATGGTTTAAACAATACGGAGCATACACGACATCAAAATATGCGATGTCATTATTGAGTCAGTCATTTTCGGAAGAGTTCGCAGCCGATGATATTGCCGTGAGTTCTTTGTGGCCGAAAACAGCGATCGCAACATCCGCGGTCGCAAACATGATGGCGGGAAAATTAATTGAAGGGGGCTGCCGCAAACCAAGCATCATGGCGGATGCCTGTCTCGCTTTGATTAGCCAGTTACCTTCAGACCATAAAAATGGCTTTTATCTTGATGAAGATGTATTACGTGCACAAGGTGTTAAAGACTTCGATGCATACAGTTGCCATCCGGGTAAACCGTTACAACGAGATTTGTTTTTGGATGATGACATCCATGGCAAACCAAATGAAAGCACCTTCAGCGTTATGAAGTCTGATTAG
- the xthA gene encoding exodeoxyribonuclease III produces MKIISFNINGLRARLHQLQAIIDKHSPDVIGLQEIKVHNEMFPVAAVEDMGYHVFFHGQKAHYGVAMMVKKSTVADVEAIKVQYGFPTDDEEAQKRMIMVTFDQTSGKPITVLNGYFPQGENISHETKYPNKRKFYQDLNVYLNDNHTAEDDVIVMGDINISPADKDIGIGEPNAKRWLKTGKCSFQPEEREWLAKLQGFGLHDTFRTIKPEVTDRYSWFDYRSKGFPDNRGLRIDVILATATLNAKVVESDVDYELRGIEKPSDHAPIWTTFTE; encoded by the coding sequence ATGAAAATAATCTCATTTAACATTAACGGCCTTCGCGCTCGATTGCATCAGCTACAAGCTATCATAGACAAGCATTCGCCTGACGTAATTGGCCTACAAGAAATTAAAGTTCACAACGAAATGTTCCCTGTAGCAGCGGTTGAAGACATGGGTTATCACGTATTTTTCCACGGTCAAAAAGCACATTACGGTGTTGCTATGATGGTGAAGAAAAGCACAGTGGCAGACGTAGAAGCAATTAAAGTGCAATATGGCTTCCCTACCGATGACGAAGAAGCGCAAAAACGTATGATCATGGTGACGTTTGACCAAACATCAGGCAAACCGATCACAGTGTTAAACGGTTACTTCCCACAAGGCGAAAACATTAGCCATGAGACGAAATACCCGAACAAGCGTAAATTCTATCAAGACCTAAACGTATACCTTAACGACAACCACACGGCAGAAGACGATGTGATCGTAATGGGCGACATCAACATTTCTCCAGCAGATAAAGACATCGGCATCGGTGAACCAAATGCGAAACGTTGGTTAAAAACAGGTAAATGTAGCTTCCAACCAGAAGAACGTGAATGGTTAGCAAAACTGCAAGGGTTTGGATTACACGATACATTCCGCACCATTAAGCCGGAAGTAACAGATCGTTATAGCTGGTTTGATTACCGCTCAAAAGGTTTCCCAGACAACCGTGGACTGCGTATTGACGTGATCTTAGCGACGGCAACATTGAACGCAAAAGTAGTAGAGAGTGATGTAGATTACGAACTGCGTGGCATTGAAAAGCCATCAGACCACGCGCCAATCTGGACAACATTTACCGAATAA
- a CDS encoding AraC family transcriptional regulator, translating to MKTTIQKVPQRQGWSWRYKMLEEIYKSENWHAHKEFELVLHRHFKGKAVIGSYEGQIEHNDLILIGPDVVHSFESIGTDENNLCETHIIWFSEEWIAKAMYSCVELRQLAPLLQRANKGLSFSPKTAEMVYKHLNNFESLSSIGQLAVLIQVLAELYADQSSLTLLSRPTDVKKNTTHHNNNKIDRVCQYIDNHFASDITLKKLANYMYVSENTIHRWFIQNFNESFSQYLKKLRLNYSAQLLTTTNISISLIAEKAGYRNQANFNRLFKEYKHLTPSKYRLKFK from the coding sequence ATGAAAACAACAATACAAAAAGTACCCCAAAGACAAGGCTGGTCTTGGCGTTACAAAATGTTGGAAGAAATTTACAAATCCGAAAATTGGCATGCTCACAAAGAATTTGAGCTTGTTTTACATAGACACTTTAAAGGAAAAGCAGTCATAGGTTCTTACGAAGGTCAGATAGAACACAATGACCTAATATTGATAGGACCAGACGTTGTCCATAGCTTTGAATCCATAGGTACAGATGAAAATAATCTTTGTGAGACCCATATTATATGGTTTAGTGAAGAGTGGATAGCCAAAGCAATGTACAGTTGTGTTGAGTTGAGGCAGTTAGCACCTTTACTTCAACGCGCAAATAAAGGGCTTAGTTTTTCACCTAAAACAGCAGAGATGGTTTATAAGCACCTAAACAACTTTGAAAGTCTTTCTTCCATAGGACAACTTGCTGTATTGATTCAAGTACTGGCTGAATTATATGCAGACCAATCAAGTTTAACCTTACTTTCACGTCCAACAGATGTAAAGAAAAACACAACACACCATAACAACAATAAAATTGACCGAGTTTGTCAGTACATTGATAACCATTTTGCATCGGATATAACATTAAAAAAGTTAGCAAATTATATGTATGTTAGTGAAAATACTATTCATCGTTGGTTTATACAGAATTTCAATGAAAGTTTTAGTCAGTACCTAAAGAAGCTTAGGCTGAATTATTCAGCTCAATTACTTACGACAACGAATATATCAATTAGCTTAATTGCAGAAAAAGCAGGCTATAGAAACCAAGCGAACTTTAATCGGTTGTTTAAAGAATATAAGCACCTAACCCCATCTAAATACAGATTAAAATTTAAGTAG
- a CDS encoding MFS transporter, which translates to MNTNVKKISIPLAVILLMLPQIIETMYSPALTSIKNHFGVSAAAAAQALSIFFIAFAAGVIFWGRMCDVIGRRTSTLAGLIVFIVSAVFTLISPSFNMLLLGFACCAFGAAVCSICIQTIIRDGYQGMELSHVFSIVGTSVGLSPVIGMLTGSWLTIHGGYTWIFAAMVVFVAPLLIWSFIQLPETKPANNHRDSLLAVALKMLKDGHIWYISLMVAAFNIALFSYYSIAPFMFEKLGVSVEYFGYTGLLLAAGSIVGSIINMKLIRNHLSHDRIVSLATALLLLSAICVYLLQDSVWFFIPMVMVYLSFGLAIPNLLSGALTNYHDHLGSAGALLGLFYYLMIGFGLHAASDFGSLAITLLICGLVACMLVGLKLTRSGISTDLGQGSSS; encoded by the coding sequence ATGAATACAAACGTAAAAAAGATTTCAATTCCTTTAGCAGTTATATTACTGATGTTGCCGCAAATTATAGAAACCATGTACAGTCCTGCACTGACATCCATTAAAAATCATTTTGGTGTATCAGCTGCCGCAGCCGCACAAGCATTATCGATTTTTTTTATTGCTTTTGCTGCTGGGGTTATTTTTTGGGGTCGTATGTGTGATGTTATTGGCCGGCGTACCTCAACATTAGCAGGCTTAATTGTATTCATTGTATCGGCCGTATTTACCTTGATATCGCCAAGCTTCAATATGCTACTACTGGGGTTTGCTTGTTGCGCTTTTGGAGCAGCTGTATGTTCAATTTGTATCCAAACCATTATTCGTGATGGCTACCAAGGTATGGAGCTTTCACATGTTTTCTCTATCGTTGGGACTTCAGTTGGTTTGAGCCCTGTTATTGGCATGTTAACAGGCAGCTGGCTAACAATACATGGTGGTTATACTTGGATTTTTGCTGCCATGGTCGTATTTGTCGCACCGCTCTTAATATGGTCATTTATTCAACTGCCTGAAACTAAGCCAGCGAACAACCATCGCGATAGCTTATTAGCTGTCGCTCTGAAAATGTTAAAAGATGGCCATATTTGGTATATCTCACTTATGGTCGCTGCTTTTAATATTGCATTGTTTTCATATTACAGTATTGCGCCATTTATGTTTGAAAAGCTTGGAGTCAGTGTTGAGTATTTTGGTTATACTGGTTTGTTACTTGCTGCAGGTTCCATTGTAGGGTCAATTATCAACATGAAATTAATCCGCAACCACTTAAGCCATGATCGTATAGTTAGTCTTGCGACAGCCTTACTTTTACTCAGTGCTATATGTGTGTACCTTCTGCAGGATTCAGTATGGTTTTTCATTCCAATGGTAATGGTTTATTTGTCTTTTGGGCTAGCAATACCCAACCTACTAAGTGGTGCATTAACGAATTACCATGATCACTTGGGCAGTGCAGGGGCGCTACTTGGCCTATTCTACTACCTTATGATTGGCTTTGGTTTACATGCTGCCAGTGACTTTGGTAGCCTCGCCATCACTTTACTTATATGTGGGCTAGTCGCCTGCATGCTTGTAGGGCTAAAATTGACACGCAGTGGAATAAGCACTGACCTTGGTCAAGGGTCAAGCTCTTAA
- a CDS encoding EAL and HDOD domain-containing protein translates to MYSYVARQPILDTDKNTIGYELLFRDGPKNSFPDIDAEQATSRLLSDQFMNSCWNTTGNKLAFINFPYSSLIRLIPTLLPKDKLIIEILEDCEPTDELLQAVVIFYKKGYKMALDDFIPDARWDRFLPYIAFIKFDIQLYPLSEAKSFIHNNRNYKIKFLAEKVETYEEFQQAKKIGFNYFQGYFFSKPEMVQQRTIEPSELVTLQLCTEIATPELDYDAIGKLIASDVTLSYKLLKYVNASSAISKTITSFKHALIYLGQDKLRRFISLMTAAHANQHKPQSLYVLSIQRARICEQLVTKGSFKAEPNQAFLMGMFSLLDALLDKPLSQLLTNLPLSEELKLALNEGKGELGHLLNAVKSYENADWEQVNNHCHVLGISEELFASQYADSIKWGDDFTI, encoded by the coding sequence ATGTATTCGTATGTAGCTAGACAACCGATCTTAGATACAGATAAAAATACAATTGGTTATGAATTGTTATTTCGGGATGGTCCAAAAAACTCGTTTCCCGATATAGATGCAGAGCAAGCAACCAGTCGCCTGCTATCAGATCAGTTCATGAATTCATGTTGGAATACGACAGGGAATAAACTTGCTTTTATCAATTTTCCATACAGTAGCTTAATTAGGTTAATACCGACCTTACTCCCCAAAGATAAACTAATTATTGAGATTCTGGAAGATTGCGAGCCGACAGATGAACTATTACAAGCGGTCGTTATTTTTTATAAAAAAGGCTACAAGATGGCCCTTGATGATTTTATCCCAGATGCTCGCTGGGACAGGTTCTTACCTTACATCGCCTTTATTAAGTTTGATATCCAACTTTACCCACTCTCTGAGGCAAAGTCTTTTATTCATAATAATCGCAATTATAAGATAAAATTCTTAGCGGAAAAAGTAGAAACCTACGAAGAATTTCAGCAAGCAAAAAAAATTGGATTTAATTACTTCCAAGGCTATTTCTTTAGTAAACCAGAAATGGTGCAGCAACGGACTATTGAACCATCAGAACTGGTCACATTACAATTGTGCACTGAAATTGCCACTCCAGAACTGGACTATGATGCGATAGGGAAATTGATAGCCAGCGATGTTACCCTATCTTATAAACTCCTGAAATATGTAAATGCATCGTCTGCTATTAGCAAAACCATAACTTCATTTAAGCATGCTCTGATTTATCTAGGGCAGGACAAGCTGCGCCGATTTATTTCTTTAATGACAGCCGCTCATGCCAATCAGCATAAACCTCAGTCTCTCTATGTTCTGTCTATCCAACGGGCGCGAATTTGTGAACAGCTAGTCACTAAAGGATCATTTAAAGCAGAGCCAAACCAAGCCTTTTTAATGGGGATGTTTTCTTTGCTGGATGCTTTATTGGATAAACCTCTGTCTCAGCTTTTAACTAATTTACCCCTCAGTGAGGAACTTAAATTGGCATTGAACGAAGGTAAAGGAGAGCTTGGGCACCTGCTTAATGCAGTAAAATCCTATGAGAACGCTGATTGGGAACAAGTCAATAATCATTGTCACGTACTTGGTATTTCGGAAGAACTTTTTGCCAGTCAGTATGCTGATTCGATCAAATGGGGCGATGACTTCACTATCTAA
- a CDS encoding lytic transglycosylase F, which translates to MQWTKICVTATNSLLLSIVVNISPSNAQYSANTDSNLASSTFSNSVAQQQMNIHSQPSFEDLPLLLKKRTIKVLVVNHPAYYFIYQSRPRGFAYDMMREYEKQLNRKYFKNTKLKLNILFIPVPSSQIINLLAQGYGDIAIGPLMTPLRQQNQVTHTEPIYTNNQLLLVSHDSMDEYKNINQLSGKEIWIRRNSIYHQQLDIINQQLFRLNKQPIYINIVADELEDYELLDMVDNKQIFMTMISNHGLRLWQKLYKNIKLHPRLVFGNNIPSTWAVRNHTPQLTRSLNQFINKHKKGTKIGNILHRRYLVSHRWLNKVIHQQFEKRYLETETIIKKYAEQYEFDWQFILAQAYQESRLNQKALSHRGAVGVMQILPSTANEPYVNIKNINNIDSNIHAGVKYLHFMKQRYFSHKNIAKLDSLLLSSAAYNAGPAKLIQLRKRALKAGLNPNIWFNHVEKIAAETIGKETVNYVNNIYKFYITYLLASRYTINDTQIAQQKIANNTQ; encoded by the coding sequence ATGCAGTGGACTAAGATATGCGTAACAGCAACAAATAGCTTACTTCTCAGTATCGTCGTAAACATATCACCCAGTAATGCTCAATATTCCGCTAATACTGACTCTAATTTGGCAAGCTCAACATTTTCAAACTCTGTCGCGCAACAACAAATGAATATTCACAGCCAGCCCAGCTTTGAAGACCTCCCCCTGCTATTAAAAAAACGTACTATCAAAGTCTTAGTCGTTAATCACCCCGCTTATTATTTCATTTATCAAAGTCGTCCGCGTGGTTTTGCTTATGACATGATGCGTGAATACGAAAAACAGCTAAACCGTAAATACTTCAAAAACACCAAGTTGAAACTCAATATCTTGTTTATTCCGGTGCCTAGTAGCCAAATAATCAACTTACTCGCGCAAGGTTATGGTGATATTGCAATTGGCCCATTAATGACGCCTTTACGCCAACAAAACCAAGTAACCCACACAGAGCCCATATACACCAACAATCAATTATTGCTCGTCAGCCATGACTCTATGGATGAGTATAAGAATATAAATCAGTTATCAGGCAAGGAAATTTGGATACGTCGTAATAGTATTTATCATCAGCAATTAGACATCATCAACCAGCAATTATTCCGACTCAATAAACAACCTATTTACATCAATATCGTGGCTGATGAACTCGAAGATTACGAACTATTAGATATGGTCGACAACAAGCAAATTTTCATGACGATGATCTCTAACCATGGTTTACGATTATGGCAAAAATTATATAAAAATATAAAACTACACCCACGATTAGTCTTCGGTAATAATATCCCAAGTACCTGGGCGGTACGTAATCACACGCCACAATTAACGCGCAGTTTAAATCAGTTTATTAACAAGCATAAAAAAGGCACTAAAATAGGCAACATTCTGCACCGTCGCTATTTAGTTAGCCATCGTTGGCTGAATAAAGTTATCCATCAGCAGTTTGAAAAACGCTATTTAGAGACTGAAACAATCATTAAAAAATACGCCGAACAGTATGAATTCGATTGGCAGTTTATTCTTGCGCAAGCCTATCAGGAGTCTCGGCTTAATCAAAAGGCCCTTAGCCATAGAGGTGCGGTCGGCGTGATGCAAATATTACCATCGACGGCGAATGAACCTTACGTCAATATTAAAAACATCAACAACATAGACAGTAATATCCATGCAGGTGTTAAGTACTTACACTTCATGAAACAGCGTTACTTTAGCCATAAAAACATTGCCAAGTTAGACTCGCTATTATTGAGTTCTGCCGCCTATAACGCTGGACCAGCGAAGTTAATACAATTAAGGAAACGGGCTTTAAAGGCAGGATTAAACCCCAACATTTGGTTTAATCATGTCGAGAAAATAGCCGCAGAGACCATAGGTAAAGAAACGGTGAATTACGTAAACAACATTTATAAGTTTTACATCACTTATTTGCTGGCCTCACGTTATACAATCAACGATACGCAGATAGCGCAACAGAAAATTGCTAACAATACTCAGTAA